The following DNA comes from Peribacillus sp. FSL E2-0218.
AGGACGCCGCCAAGCCATTTCAAGATCAGCCATCCGGCTGGTCTTTTTTTGCGCCATTATTTGTTCGTTTTTTGGGGAAAAAGGGAAAACAACTGATAATTCGTCCTTCAATTGAAATAAATCGACCCGGACAGCCAATAATTCGGCCTTCGATGAGATAATCCGTCCCAGACAGCTAATAATTCGACCCTTAACCTAATCATGCTATTATTAGTCGGTTTTAGTATTAATTTCTTGCCTTTCCTTGCTCTTTTCTTTATACTAGGAAGAATTTCAATGAACGGAAAGGCAAACAATAAATAGAAAAAGAAAGGGAACGATAGTGTGAGTAAAAAGGGTAAGCTGAAATTTGAAGTTAATGAGGGCGAGACGATCGATGCTTGCCTGGACCGAATGAAAGCGTTAGGTTACTTTCCTGTAAGAAGGACCGAAGAACCGATATTTGCCGAGAGAATGGAGAACGGAAAGGTCCATTATGAACCAATTGATAGGAAAATTGTATTTGAAGCAAAATTAATTGAGTAAAACCCGAACAATCAATTAGCGTTTTCATAAAATATTCGAATTTAACTTGACATTAAAATAGCCGGACGGTAAGATGAAGGTACATTAATACATCTCATATAATCATGGGGATATGGCCCAAAAGTTTCTACCTGATGACCGTAAATCATCGGACTATGAGAGAAGCATCTGACTAATTCGGAATCTAGCCAAGTCTTTTTGTGTTTTCTTAAAAGGCTTTCTTTTCCGGACGGATTGCTTCCTCAACAATGAGGAAGCAATCCGTCCGGTTTTTTAATTTATATGTGATAGATAATGAGAAGCGTCCATCTGCATATTCGGACGCGACAACTTGAGTGTTGGAGGGAAAGATGATATGAAACCGCAGGTTGGGGTTATTATGGGAAGTGTCTCGGATTGGGAAACGATGAAATACGCTTGTGAATCATTGGAACAGCTTGACATTCCCTATGAAAAAAGAGTCGTTTCCGCCCACAGGACACCGGATTTACTATTTGAATATGCAGAGAGTGCAAATGAGAGAGGCATTAAAGTGATCATTGCCGGGGCAGGCGGGGCAGCGCATCTTCCCGGTATGACAGCCGCCAAAACGATCGTCCCTGTGATAGGCGTCCCGATACAATCGAAGGCATTAAACGGGATGGATTCATTATTATCCATCGTGCAAATGCCTGGCGGTGTACCGGTTGCGACGGTAGCAATCGGAAAAGCCGGCGCAATCAATGCCGGTTTGTTCGCAGGCCAAATGCTCGCGGCCTTCAATCCTGAAATTGCAGGAAGATTGGAAGCTTTAAGAGACGAAACGAAGGAAAAGGTGTTAAGAAGCAGTGAACAACTTAAATAATACAACCATTTTACCGGGACAGACCATTGGGATCATCGGCGGTGGGCAATTAGGCAGGATGATGGCCCTGTCGGCCAAGGCATCGGGATTTAGGATAGCGGTCCTTGAGCCGACTGCAGAAGGTCCATGCGCGCAAGTCGCGGATATTGAAATAATTGGTGCTTATGACGATATAGATGCATTGAAAAGATTGGCGGAGGTCAGTGACGTCATAACTTATGAGTTTGAGAATATCAGTTCAGAGGCGTTGGATTGGTTAAAGCAGCATGCATATCTTCCGCAGGGCTCCGAATTATTGAAGCTGACACAGGATCGCCTTACTGAAAAAAAGGCCATTTCTGATGCAGGGGCATCGGTTGCTCCCTATCAGGAAATACACGATATTTCGGAAATT
Coding sequences within:
- a CDS encoding NETI motif-containing protein, whose amino-acid sequence is MSKKGKLKFEVNEGETIDACLDRMKALGYFPVRRTEEPIFAERMENGKVHYEPIDRKIVFEAKLIE
- the purE gene encoding 5-(carboxyamino)imidazole ribonucleotide mutase, yielding MKPQVGVIMGSVSDWETMKYACESLEQLDIPYEKRVVSAHRTPDLLFEYAESANERGIKVIIAGAGGAAHLPGMTAAKTIVPVIGVPIQSKALNGMDSLLSIVQMPGGVPVATVAIGKAGAINAGLFAGQMLAAFNPEIAGRLEALRDETKEKVLRSSEQLK